The proteins below come from a single Deltaproteobacteria bacterium genomic window:
- a CDS encoding ABC transporter ATP-binding protein, with product MQHQVQDAHLVLRHLGCDRAQPEVRELHHAIERGRGVRHGEEEDAHGRAYGRSLPACQYVARRVAPPILVEALRKSYGAQLALGGVSFEVAAGEIVGLLGPNGAGKSTTLGVLATLLRFDAGRVAVAGHALPAGAARARRALGLVPQQVAVYPTLGARENLRFFARAFGLGRAEAARSAAAALDLVGLATRAHEPVAWLSGGMRRRLNLACGILHRPAVVLLDEPVVGVDPQSRERIFEAIETLARGGAAVLYSTHQMEEAERLCARVVLLDRGRVVAAGTPAALVAGAGLRPILRLRTGRPLPPGWLAGVAGATLADPSAPETTIAVTDTATAPAILAAALRAGGDVLEMALVRPSLADAFFALTGRALRDEDAPAASA from the coding sequence GTGCAGCACCAGGTCCAGGATGCGCACCTCGTGCTCCGGCACCTCGGCTGCGATCGTGCACAGCCCGAGGTTCGGGAACTTCATCACGCGATCGAGCGAGGACGCGGTGTCCGGCATGGCGAGGAGGAGGATGCGCATGGCCGGGCCTATGGACGGAGCCTCCCGGCGTGTCAATATGTCGCTCGCCGCGTGGCTCCCCCGATCCTAGTCGAGGCGCTCCGCAAGAGTTACGGTGCGCAGCTCGCGCTCGGCGGCGTCTCCTTCGAGGTCGCCGCGGGCGAGATCGTCGGGCTCCTCGGCCCCAACGGCGCCGGCAAGTCGACGACGCTCGGCGTCCTCGCCACCCTGCTCCGCTTCGACGCGGGACGGGTCGCGGTGGCGGGCCACGCGCTCCCGGCCGGCGCCGCCCGCGCCCGCCGCGCGCTCGGCCTCGTCCCGCAGCAGGTCGCGGTCTACCCGACGCTCGGGGCGCGCGAGAACCTGCGCTTCTTCGCGCGCGCCTTCGGGCTCGGGAGAGCGGAGGCGGCGCGGAGCGCGGCCGCGGCGCTCGACCTGGTCGGCCTCGCCACGCGCGCCCACGAGCCGGTCGCGTGGCTCTCGGGCGGGATGCGTCGGCGCCTGAACCTCGCCTGCGGCATCCTCCACCGGCCTGCGGTCGTGCTCCTCGACGAGCCGGTCGTGGGCGTCGATCCGCAGTCGCGCGAGCGCATCTTCGAGGCGATCGAGACGCTCGCACGCGGCGGCGCGGCCGTCCTCTACAGCACGCACCAGATGGAGGAAGCGGAGCGTCTGTGCGCGCGTGTGGTGCTGCTCGACAGGGGTCGCGTGGTCGCCGCCGGGACGCCGGCGGCGCTGGTGGCGGGCGCGGGCCTGAGGCCGATCCTGCGCCTGCGCACCGGGCGCCCGTTGCCGCCCGGGTGGCTCGCGGGCGTCGCGGGCGCGACGCTCGCCGACCCCTCCGCTCCCGAGACCACCATCGCGGTGACGGACACGGCGACCGCGCCGGCGATCCTCGCCGCCGCGCTGCGCGCCGGCGGCGACGTCCTCGAGATGGCGCTCGTCCGCCCGAGCCTCGCCGACGCGTTCTTCGCGCTCACCGGCCGCGCGCTCCGCGACGAGGACGCGCCGGCCGCCTCCGCCTGA
- a CDS encoding TIGR01777 family protein: MRVLVTGGTGFIGAALCHALTGAGHAVTVVTRDPAHIAAAAIGWERVSAAVRETDALVNLAGEPLGSRRWSVRQKELIRQSRVLATRTLVDAIAGAEPRPRVLVNASAVGYYGPRDDEPLDESAGPGAGFLADVCRAWEQEALRAEDLGLRVVRLRLGVVLAADGGALARMLPPFRAFVGGPIGSGRQWMSWIHRDDVTGIVVDALANDGYHGPVNATAPQPVTNRDFAKLLGRTLARPVWLPTPAFALRLALGEMAELLLSGQRVLPGIAERLAYQWRYPELSGALRASVRR; the protein is encoded by the coding sequence ATGCGAGTCCTGGTGACGGGAGGGACGGGCTTCATCGGCGCTGCCCTCTGCCATGCTCTCACCGGGGCGGGGCACGCGGTGACCGTGGTCACGCGCGATCCGGCGCACATCGCCGCCGCCGCGATCGGCTGGGAGCGGGTGAGCGCGGCCGTCCGGGAGACCGACGCGCTCGTCAACCTGGCCGGCGAGCCCCTCGGGAGCCGGCGTTGGAGCGTGCGGCAGAAGGAGCTCATCCGCCAGAGCCGCGTGCTCGCGACCCGTACGCTCGTGGATGCCATCGCGGGCGCCGAGCCGCGACCGAGGGTCCTGGTGAACGCCTCCGCAGTCGGCTACTACGGGCCGCGCGACGACGAGCCGCTCGACGAGAGCGCTGGCCCCGGAGCGGGCTTCCTGGCCGACGTGTGCCGGGCGTGGGAGCAGGAAGCGCTCAGGGCGGAGGACCTCGGGCTCCGCGTGGTGCGGCTCCGCCTGGGGGTCGTGCTGGCGGCGGACGGCGGCGCGCTCGCGCGCATGCTGCCGCCCTTCCGCGCCTTCGTCGGGGGCCCGATCGGGAGTGGCCGGCAGTGGATGTCCTGGATCCACCGCGACGACGTGACCGGCATCGTGGTCGATGCGCTCGCCAACGACGGCTACCACGGTCCGGTGAACGCGACCGCGCCGCAGCCGGTCACCAACCGCGACTTCGCGAAGCTGCTCGGCCGGACGCTGGCGCGCCCCGTCTGGCTGCCGACGCCGGCCTTCGCGCTACGCCTCGCACTCGGCGAGATGGCCGAGCTGCTCCTCAGCGGCCAGCGTGTGCTCCCGGGCATCGCCGAGCGCCTCGCCTATCAGTGGCGCTACCCGGAGCTGAGCGGCGCGCTGCGCGCGAGCGTCCGGCGGTAG
- a CDS encoding 3-oxoacid CoA-transferase subunit A: MDKVAESAAAAVADVPDGATLLFGGFGVVQGWPNSLLLALRDHGARDLTVIFNTPGVGPLSAQLLAEAGLIRRVIASFAAYPTRPTPIEEQIKAGRIELELVPQGTLAERVRAGGAGIPAFYTPTGVGTLVAEGKERRTFGGREYILETALTADYAFVRAHRADRHGNLLYRRGARNLHPVFATGGRVTLAEVDEVVPAGAMDPEYVVTPGIYVDRVVRTEHPLDVEEIRALSRRYGRAVHVAPRRDLGGLPPDLMARRAALLLRDGEYVNLGLGLPTLVSNHVSAARDIVLHSENGMLGFGPLVEDGEEDVDLYNASGQLVSLLPGASFFDSLYAHGMARGGRVTTVVLGAFQVSEKGDLANWNVPASGKGGIGGAMDLAAGRARVLVVTYHTTRALEPKLVRQCTYPLTAPACVRDIVTDLAYLTVEPEGFLLRELAPGVPLERVRELTGAPLRVASDLRSMEFS, translated from the coding sequence ATGGACAAGGTCGCCGAGAGCGCCGCCGCCGCGGTGGCCGACGTGCCGGATGGGGCGACGCTGCTCTTCGGCGGCTTCGGCGTCGTGCAGGGCTGGCCCAACAGCCTGCTCCTCGCGCTGCGCGACCACGGCGCGCGCGACCTGACCGTGATCTTCAACACGCCGGGCGTGGGGCCGCTCTCGGCGCAGCTCCTCGCGGAAGCAGGGCTGATCCGAAGAGTGATCGCCTCGTTCGCCGCCTACCCGACGCGGCCGACGCCGATCGAGGAGCAGATCAAGGCGGGCAGGATCGAGCTCGAGCTGGTGCCGCAGGGGACGCTCGCCGAGCGCGTGCGGGCCGGCGGCGCCGGGATTCCCGCCTTCTACACGCCGACCGGCGTGGGCACGCTGGTCGCCGAGGGCAAGGAGCGGCGGACTTTCGGCGGACGCGAGTACATCCTCGAGACCGCGCTCACCGCCGACTACGCCTTCGTGCGCGCCCACCGCGCCGACCGGCACGGGAACCTCCTCTACCGGCGCGGCGCACGCAACCTCCATCCCGTGTTCGCAACGGGCGGTCGCGTGACGCTTGCCGAGGTCGACGAGGTGGTCCCCGCGGGCGCGATGGACCCCGAGTACGTGGTGACTCCCGGTATCTACGTGGACCGTGTGGTGCGGACCGAGCACCCCCTCGACGTGGAGGAGATCCGCGCCCTCTCGCGCCGCTACGGCCGCGCGGTGCACGTGGCGCCGCGCCGGGACCTGGGGGGCCTGCCGCCGGACCTTATGGCGCGTCGCGCGGCGCTCCTCCTCCGCGACGGCGAGTACGTGAACCTCGGCCTCGGGCTGCCCACGCTCGTCTCGAACCACGTCAGCGCCGCGCGCGACATCGTGCTCCACTCCGAGAACGGCATGCTCGGCTTCGGGCCGCTGGTGGAGGACGGCGAGGAGGACGTCGACCTCTACAACGCGAGCGGGCAGCTCGTTAGCCTGCTGCCGGGCGCATCCTTCTTCGACAGCCTCTACGCGCACGGCATGGCGCGCGGCGGGCGCGTGACGACGGTCGTGCTCGGCGCCTTCCAGGTCTCCGAGAAGGGCGACCTCGCCAACTGGAACGTGCCGGCGAGCGGGAAGGGCGGGATCGGGGGCGCGATGGACTTGGCCGCCGGCCGGGCGCGTGTGCTGGTGGTCACCTACCACACCACGCGGGCCCTCGAGCCGAAGCTCGTCCGCCAGTGCACTTACCCGCTCACCGCGCCTGCATGCGTGCGAGACATCGTGACCGACCTGGCCTACCTGACGGTCGAGCCCGAGGGCTTCCTCCTCCGCGAGCTGGCCCCCGGGGTGCCGCTCGAGCGCGTCCGGGAGCTCACGGGAGCGCCCCTCCGGGTCGCATCCGACCTTCGGAGCATGGAATTTTCGTGA
- a CDS encoding SAM-dependent methyltransferase → MQEKFTALTPELYEYLVAHNPPPDPVLRDLAAETAALGPISVMQIAVEQGAFLTFLARVLGARRAVEIGTFTGYSAISIARGLAPDGTLLCCDLNEEWTAIARRSFARAGLAERITLRLAPALETVRALPHTPEIDLAFIDADKTGYRAYYEELLPRLRPGGVIGFDNVLWGGAVIDPSDTSEETVALRALNDLLARDERVDRVMLPVADGLTLVRKR, encoded by the coding sequence ATGCAGGAGAAGTTCACGGCTCTCACACCCGAGCTCTACGAGTACCTCGTGGCCCACAACCCGCCGCCCGATCCGGTGCTGCGCGACCTCGCGGCCGAGACCGCCGCGCTGGGCCCGATCAGCGTCATGCAGATCGCGGTCGAGCAGGGCGCGTTCCTCACCTTCCTCGCCCGCGTGCTCGGCGCGCGGCGCGCGGTCGAGATCGGGACCTTCACCGGCTACAGCGCGATCTCGATCGCGCGCGGCCTCGCGCCGGACGGCACCCTCCTCTGCTGCGACCTGAACGAGGAGTGGACGGCGATCGCGCGCCGCTCCTTCGCGCGCGCCGGCCTCGCCGAGCGCATCACGCTCCGCCTCGCGCCCGCCCTCGAGACCGTGCGCGCCCTCCCGCACACGCCCGAGATCGACCTCGCCTTCATCGACGCCGACAAGACCGGGTACCGCGCCTACTACGAGGAGCTCCTGCCGCGCCTGCGTCCGGGGGGCGTCATCGGCTTCGACAACGTCCTCTGGGGCGGAGCCGTGATCGACCCGAGCGACACCTCCGAGGAGACGGTGGCCCTCCGGGCGCTCAACGACCTGCTCGCGCGCGACGAGCGCGTCGACAGGGTGATGCTGCCCGTCGCGGACGGCCTCACGCTGGTGCGCAAGCGATGA
- a CDS encoding long-chain-acyl-CoA synthetase, with the protein MDLQAAIAELKRSSDTFGPFIRAQAERIPDQVALKFEDETVTYGAYDRAVNRIAARLGREGVGAGTPVAILAQNSPLFLAALGAVAKLGAIGALINTHVAGAGLTHVLGVSGARTGVCDAAALPALAAVAGSHVVRFLADAPPGTGLPRDVRPLEEWRAGPEAPEPGIPDLRGGDVFIYIYTSGTTGYPKPAIVRHLRFTMGGITLAGLLGVEAGETIYAPLPLYHGESLFVGFAPAFRSGGAFASRRRFSASAFLDDVRRHQAVAFVYVGELCRYLLRLPPTPRDRDHRLRVAAGAGLRPDIWTAFRERFGIARIIEMYGATEGNVALHNADGRVGSVGKPHPLLEDTVRLARFDLARGALVRGPDGFCIACAPGEAGELLGKVGGAMEYDGYTDRAASERKLVRDAFARGDAWFRTGDLLRQDADGYYYFVDRIGDTFRWKGENVAAQEVADLLAGAPGVTEANVYGVPVPGEDGRAGMAALVLAEGARFDGAALYAHAERHLPAYARPALVRLVCEMDVTGTLKQRKLALAAEGYDPARVADPLFVRDDAARTYVSLTPAVLAEIREGRRRL; encoded by the coding sequence ATGGACCTTCAGGCGGCCATCGCCGAGCTCAAGCGCTCGAGCGACACCTTCGGCCCCTTCATCCGGGCGCAGGCCGAGCGCATCCCCGACCAGGTCGCGCTCAAGTTCGAGGACGAGACGGTCACCTACGGGGCCTACGACCGGGCCGTGAACCGGATCGCGGCGCGGCTCGGCCGCGAAGGCGTCGGCGCCGGCACGCCGGTCGCGATCCTCGCCCAGAACAGCCCGCTCTTCCTGGCAGCGCTCGGGGCGGTCGCGAAGCTCGGCGCCATCGGCGCGCTCATCAACACGCACGTCGCGGGCGCGGGGCTGACGCACGTGCTCGGTGTGTCGGGCGCCCGGACGGGCGTCTGCGACGCAGCCGCCCTCCCTGCCCTCGCGGCGGTAGCCGGCAGCCATGTCGTCCGGTTCCTCGCCGATGCGCCGCCGGGCACGGGGCTGCCCCGCGATGTCCGCCCGCTCGAGGAGTGGCGCGCAGGCCCCGAGGCGCCCGAGCCCGGGATTCCCGACCTCCGGGGCGGCGACGTCTTCATCTATATATACACGTCCGGGACGACCGGGTACCCGAAGCCGGCCATCGTGCGCCACCTCCGCTTCACCATGGGCGGGATCACCCTGGCCGGGCTCCTGGGCGTCGAGGCGGGCGAGACCATCTACGCGCCGCTGCCGCTCTACCACGGCGAGAGCCTCTTCGTGGGCTTCGCGCCCGCCTTCCGCTCGGGCGGCGCCTTCGCGTCGCGCCGGCGTTTCAGCGCGAGCGCATTCCTCGACGACGTCCGCCGGCACCAGGCGGTCGCCTTCGTCTACGTGGGCGAGCTCTGCCGCTACCTCCTCCGCCTCCCACCCACACCGCGCGACCGCGACCACCGCCTGCGCGTCGCCGCGGGCGCCGGCCTCCGCCCCGACATCTGGACAGCGTTCCGGGAGCGCTTCGGCATCGCACGGATCATCGAGATGTACGGCGCGACGGAGGGCAACGTGGCCCTGCACAACGCCGACGGACGCGTCGGCTCCGTCGGCAAGCCGCACCCGCTGCTCGAGGACACCGTCCGGCTCGCGCGCTTCGACCTCGCCCGCGGCGCGCTCGTACGCGGTCCGGACGGCTTCTGCATCGCATGCGCGCCGGGCGAGGCGGGCGAGCTCCTCGGCAAGGTCGGCGGCGCCATGGAGTACGACGGCTACACCGACCGCGCGGCGAGCGAGCGGAAGCTCGTGCGCGACGCCTTCGCGCGCGGCGACGCCTGGTTCCGCACCGGGGACCTGCTGCGCCAGGACGCCGATGGCTACTACTACTTCGTCGATCGCATCGGCGACACCTTCCGCTGGAAGGGCGAGAACGTCGCCGCGCAGGAGGTCGCCGACCTGCTCGCCGGCGCCCCCGGGGTGACGGAGGCGAACGTGTACGGCGTGCCGGTGCCGGGCGAGGACGGCCGCGCCGGCATGGCCGCCCTCGTCCTGGCCGAGGGCGCCCGCTTCGACGGCGCGGCGCTCTACGCGCACGCCGAGCGGCACCTGCCGGCCTACGCCCGCCCCGCCCTCGTCCGCCTGGTGTGCGAGATGGACGTGACCGGTACCCTGAAGCAGCGGAAGCTCGCGCTGGCCGCCGAGGGCTACGACCCGGCGCGCGTTGCCGACCCGCTCTTCGTGCGCGACGACGCCGCGCGCACCTACGTGTCGCTCACGCCCGCCGTGCTGGCGGAGATCCGGGAGGGTCGCCGGCGGCTCTGA
- a CDS encoding alpha/beta fold hydrolase → MPHVRIGQLELFHETDGAGEPVLLLMGLGGDHHAWGAVRRELARRHRLVLLDNRDAGASDEAQASYGTADMAADALGVMDHLGIERLHVVGASMGGAIAQHLALQAPTRVATLTLISTWGRTDAFLAVILATWRLVVERLSPEEFLAALAPWAFTYRCLEAPPPEVAALQAAAREGGFLRSVAGYQRQVDACLAHDALGLLSLLRTPSLVLVGEDDILTPPRYARALAAALPRGEVAVLPATGHACFLETPKPLAERVLRFLARHPLAA, encoded by the coding sequence ATGCCGCACGTGCGGATCGGCCAGCTCGAGCTCTTCCACGAGACCGACGGCGCGGGGGAGCCCGTGCTCCTCCTGATGGGGCTGGGCGGCGATCACCACGCCTGGGGCGCCGTGCGCCGCGAGCTCGCGCGCCGCCACCGCCTCGTGCTCCTCGACAACCGCGACGCGGGGGCGAGCGACGAGGCGCAGGCGTCCTACGGCACCGCCGACATGGCGGCCGACGCGCTCGGCGTGATGGACCACCTCGGCATCGAGCGCTTGCACGTGGTGGGCGCATCGATGGGTGGCGCGATCGCCCAGCACCTGGCGCTGCAGGCGCCCACCCGCGTCGCGACGCTGACGCTCATCAGCACCTGGGGGCGGACCGACGCCTTCCTCGCCGTCATCCTCGCCACCTGGCGGCTGGTGGTCGAGCGGCTCTCGCCCGAGGAGTTCCTGGCCGCGCTCGCGCCCTGGGCCTTCACCTACCGCTGCCTCGAGGCGCCGCCCCCCGAGGTCGCGGCGCTCCAGGCGGCGGCGCGCGAGGGCGGGTTCCTCAGGTCGGTGGCCGGTTACCAGCGGCAGGTGGACGCGTGCCTGGCGCACGACGCCCTCGGCCTGCTGTCCCTCCTGCGCACCCCGAGCCTCGTCCTCGTCGGCGAGGACGACATCCTGACGCCGCCGCGCTACGCGCGCGCACTCGCCGCGGCGCTGCCGCGCGGCGAGGTCGCGGTGCTGCCGGCGACCGGCCACGCCTGCTTCCTCGAGACCCCGAAGCCCCTCGCGGAGCGCGTGCTGCGCTTCCTCGCCCGCCACCCGCTCGCGGCATGA
- a CDS encoding acyl--CoA ligase, translated as MTLPALLDGLAARFGAREALVSQRRRMTYAGLAAESAGIGRGLAARGVERGTRVGLLVPNWPEWIATAFGVWRAGGLLVPLSTLGRPRELAYCLAHAEVRVLVAVRSFLRHDYVAGLEESTPRLPALREVVWLTPAAEGGAVDLGPLRLPGPPPAASVAPDDPATVFFTSGTTAEPKGVVHVHRALCRAADDIAAVLGLAPEDRTWGYLPFFFAGGLVAVALATLARGGAVVMQDVFEPGETLRLLEAERCTVFFAWPHQAEALIAHPRFAATRLALTKGVGANTKWAPALYPPDHRAVGTYGMTETLPLCTAWPWDAPLALRAGSHGPPVGGKEIRIVAPETGQALPAGREGEICVRGPTLFAHYYRHEPSECFDPEGFFHTGDLGRLDERGALHFLGRLKDVIKTAGVNVAAAEVEAALLAHAAVGAAHVVGVPHPTRGENVAAFVVAKSAVAADELLAHCRARLSSYKVPRHLWLRREDELPEKASGKVDKSALRAEAARLVRAAGDPPGSPPARRA; from the coding sequence GTGACGCTCCCAGCCCTCTTGGACGGCCTCGCCGCCCGCTTCGGCGCGCGCGAGGCGCTCGTCTCGCAGCGCCGGCGCATGACCTACGCGGGGCTGGCGGCCGAGTCGGCGGGCATCGGCCGCGGGCTCGCGGCGCGCGGGGTGGAGCGCGGGACGCGGGTCGGCCTCCTCGTGCCGAACTGGCCGGAGTGGATCGCGACCGCCTTCGGCGTGTGGCGCGCGGGGGGCCTCCTCGTGCCGCTCAGCACGCTCGGCCGCCCGCGCGAGCTGGCGTACTGCCTCGCGCACGCCGAGGTGCGCGTGCTGGTCGCGGTGCGGAGCTTTCTCCGCCACGACTACGTGGCGGGGCTCGAGGAGAGCACGCCCCGGCTGCCGGCGCTGCGCGAGGTGGTGTGGCTCACGCCGGCGGCGGAGGGCGGCGCCGTCGATCTCGGACCGCTCCGGTTGCCGGGCCCGCCGCCCGCGGCGTCCGTCGCGCCCGACGACCCGGCGACCGTCTTCTTCACCTCGGGGACGACGGCCGAGCCGAAGGGCGTGGTCCACGTGCACCGGGCGCTCTGCCGGGCGGCGGACGACATCGCCGCCGTGCTCGGCCTCGCCCCCGAGGACCGCACCTGGGGCTACCTGCCGTTCTTCTTCGCCGGCGGCCTGGTGGCGGTCGCGCTGGCGACGCTCGCGCGCGGCGGGGCGGTCGTCATGCAGGACGTGTTCGAGCCGGGTGAGACGCTCCGGCTCCTCGAGGCGGAGCGCTGCACGGTCTTCTTCGCCTGGCCGCACCAGGCCGAGGCGCTGATCGCGCACCCGCGCTTTGCGGCGACGCGCCTCGCGCTCACGAAGGGGGTCGGCGCGAACACCAAGTGGGCGCCGGCGCTCTACCCGCCCGACCACCGCGCCGTCGGCACCTACGGCATGACGGAGACCCTGCCGCTGTGCACCGCCTGGCCGTGGGACGCACCGCTCGCGCTGCGCGCCGGAAGCCACGGCCCGCCCGTGGGCGGGAAGGAGATCCGTATCGTCGCCCCCGAGACCGGTCAAGCGCTGCCGGCGGGGCGCGAAGGGGAGATCTGCGTGCGCGGGCCGACGCTCTTCGCGCACTACTACCGCCACGAGCCGAGTGAGTGTTTCGACCCCGAGGGCTTCTTCCACACCGGCGACCTCGGACGGCTCGACGAGCGCGGGGCGCTCCACTTCCTCGGGCGCCTGAAGGACGTGATCAAGACCGCGGGCGTCAACGTCGCCGCGGCCGAGGTCGAGGCGGCGCTGCTCGCGCATGCGGCGGTCGGCGCGGCGCACGTGGTCGGCGTTCCGCATCCGACGCGCGGCGAGAACGTCGCCGCCTTCGTGGTCGCGAAGTCGGCCGTCGCCGCCGACGAGCTCCTGGCCCACTGCCGCGCCCGGCTCTCGAGCTACAAGGTCCCGCGCCACCTCTGGCTCCGGCGCGAGGACGAGCTGCCCGAGAAGGCGAGCGGCAAGGTGGACAAGTCCGCGCTGCGCGCCGAGGCGGCGCGCCTGGTCAGAGCCGCCGGCGACCCTCCCGGATCTCCGCCAGCACGGCGGGCGTGA
- a CDS encoding B12-binding domain-containing radical SAM protein produces MRILLLAMPDTASSLDRVMKFPNLGLCTIAAEVPEHEVRILDLVLHPRGVRRRVLEEVAAFQPDLVGYSAMSFQYETARILAEAVRAAAPGTLHVLGGYHATVLADRVAARDGRVFDFIVRGEGERAFRQLADVLVGGGDLAAIPGLSWRGARGWRHNPAGELLALDSLPLPRRTARAWDGAFYFDRSFDVAETTRGCPLPCTFCSIRRMYGRTFRRFPLARVIADLRALDRRAVRGVFFVDDNVTIDVPRFKELCEEIVAAGLSHLRYVVQASVHGIAKDPTLAPAMARAGFDTVFMGIENAEDANVAALEIRPKLGRGENETPRAVRLLRENGIKAVGGFIVGNPDDDRAAISRTFRYARRLGLDFPIVQCLTPYPRTEMRAELLAAGLVTNPDDLTRYNGYMVNVRTRHLTSAEIARAMLWESVKLYYDPRAARRSRFFRDFPAFRGKMLLNNLALFAGARNRLFRSTHTL; encoded by the coding sequence ATGCGCATCCTCCTCCTCGCCATGCCGGACACCGCGTCCTCGCTCGATCGCGTGATGAAGTTCCCGAACCTCGGGCTGTGCACGATCGCAGCCGAGGTGCCGGAGCACGAGGTGCGCATCCTGGACCTGGTGCTGCACCCCCGGGGCGTGCGGCGGCGTGTCCTCGAGGAGGTGGCCGCGTTCCAGCCGGACCTGGTCGGCTACTCGGCGATGTCGTTCCAGTACGAGACGGCGCGCATCCTGGCCGAGGCCGTGCGCGCGGCCGCGCCCGGCACGCTCCACGTGCTGGGCGGCTACCACGCCACCGTGCTCGCCGACCGGGTCGCGGCGCGGGACGGCCGGGTCTTCGACTTCATCGTGCGGGGCGAGGGCGAGCGCGCCTTCCGGCAGCTCGCCGACGTGCTGGTCGGCGGGGGCGACCTGGCCGCGATACCGGGGCTCTCGTGGCGCGGGGCCCGGGGCTGGCGCCACAACCCCGCCGGCGAGCTGCTGGCGCTCGACTCGCTGCCGCTCCCGCGCCGCACGGCGCGGGCGTGGGACGGTGCGTTCTATTTCGACCGGAGCTTCGACGTCGCCGAGACGACGCGCGGCTGCCCGCTGCCGTGCACCTTCTGTTCCATCCGCCGCATGTACGGGCGCACGTTCCGCAGGTTCCCCCTCGCGCGCGTGATCGCGGACCTGCGCGCGCTCGACCGCCGCGCCGTGCGCGGCGTCTTCTTCGTCGACGACAACGTCACGATCGACGTGCCGCGCTTCAAGGAGCTGTGCGAGGAGATCGTGGCGGCGGGCCTCTCGCACCTGCGCTACGTCGTGCAGGCCTCGGTGCACGGCATCGCCAAGGACCCGACGCTGGCGCCCGCCATGGCGCGCGCCGGCTTCGACACCGTCTTCATGGGCATCGAGAACGCCGAGGACGCGAACGTGGCCGCGCTCGAGATCCGGCCGAAGCTCGGCCGGGGCGAGAACGAGACGCCGCGCGCCGTCCGCCTCCTCCGGGAGAACGGCATCAAGGCGGTGGGCGGCTTCATCGTCGGCAACCCGGACGACGACCGCGCCGCCATCAGCCGCACCTTCCGCTACGCGCGCCGGCTCGGGCTCGACTTCCCGATCGTGCAGTGTCTCACGCCCTACCCGCGTACCGAGATGCGGGCGGAGCTGCTCGCCGCGGGGCTGGTGACGAACCCCGACGATCTCACGCGCTACAACGGCTACATGGTGAACGTGCGCACGCGCCACCTGACCAGCGCCGAGATCGCGCGCGCCATGCTGTGGGAGAGCGTGAAGCTCTACTACGACCCGCGCGCGGCGCGGCGGAGCCGCTTCTTCCGCGACTTCCCGGCGTTCCGCGGGAAGATGCTCCTGAACAACCTGGCGCTCTTCGCGGGCGCGCGAAACCGCCTCTTCCGCTCGACGCACACCCTCTGA
- a CDS encoding SDR family oxidoreductase: MSRLAGRVAIVTGAANGIGRAIAERFAAEGAAVLLADVAAEAGAAAAAAIRARGGQAEFIATDVTREADVTAMIGGAVERLGRLDILVNNAGAGRFVPFERLEPAEWDRLLAVNLRAVYLGCRHALPALRRGGGGAILNLASQSALQGQVMNEAYCAAKAGVVLLTRSLARELAPEGIRVNCLCPGGTDTAMLRGFVASAPVPEAGMAALAARSPMGRLARPEEIAAAALFLVSDDASFVTGVALPVDGGATA, from the coding sequence ATGAGCCGGCTCGCCGGGCGCGTCGCGATCGTCACCGGCGCCGCGAACGGCATCGGCCGCGCCATCGCCGAGCGCTTCGCGGCCGAGGGGGCGGCGGTGCTGCTCGCCGACGTCGCCGCCGAGGCGGGTGCGGCGGCCGCGGCCGCGATCCGCGCGCGCGGCGGGCAGGCGGAGTTCATCGCGACCGACGTCACCCGTGAGGCGGATGTCACGGCCATGATCGGCGGCGCGGTCGAGCGCCTGGGGAGGCTCGACATCCTCGTCAACAACGCCGGAGCGGGGCGCTTCGTGCCCTTCGAGCGCCTAGAGCCCGCCGAATGGGACCGGCTCCTGGCGGTCAACCTGCGCGCGGTCTACCTGGGCTGCCGCCACGCGCTGCCGGCGCTCCGCCGGGGCGGTGGCGGGGCGATCCTCAACCTGGCCTCGCAGTCCGCGCTCCAGGGCCAGGTGATGAACGAGGCGTACTGCGCCGCCAAGGCGGGCGTCGTCCTGCTGACGCGCTCGCTCGCCCGGGAGCTGGCGCCCGAGGGCATCCGCGTCAACTGTCTCTGCCCGGGCGGCACCGACACGGCGATGCTGCGCGGCTTCGTGGCGAGCGCGCCGGTGCCGGAAGCCGGCATGGCCGCCCTCGCCGCGCGCTCGCCGATGGGGCGCCTGGCGCGCCCCGAGGAGATCGCCGCCGCGGCGCTCTTCCTGGTCTCGGACGACGCCTCGTTCGTGACCGGCGTGGCCCTCCCGGTCGACGGGGGCGCGACCGCATGA